In Bacillus sp. Marseille-Q1617, a genomic segment contains:
- the hprK gene encoding HPr(Ser) kinase/phosphatase: protein MAKVRSKDILEKFNLELVGGEEGLHRPITTSDISRPGLEMAGYFNYYPAERVQLLGKTELSFLELLDVTERKRRMEALCTDITPGIIISRDLEIPDELVEAANRTAVPVMRSSMKTTRFSSRLTNYLESKLAPTTAVHGVLVDIYGVGVLITGKSGVGKSETALELVKRGHRLVADDCVEIRQEDTDTLVGTSPELIEHLLEIRGVGIINVMTLFGAGAVRNYKRITLCINLEIWDKTKQYDRLGLEEEKMRIIDTDITKMTIPVRPGRNLAVIIEVAAMNFRLKRMGVNAAEQFTNRLSDVIEDGVNEDI, encoded by the coding sequence TTGGCAAAGGTTCGATCGAAAGATATACTGGAAAAATTCAACTTGGAACTTGTAGGCGGAGAAGAAGGATTACATAGACCGATCACCACAAGTGATATATCACGCCCAGGACTGGAAATGGCAGGCTATTTTAACTATTATCCAGCAGAAAGGGTTCAACTGCTTGGAAAGACGGAGCTATCATTCCTGGAACTGCTGGATGTAACGGAACGCAAGCGGAGAATGGAAGCCCTGTGCACGGATATCACGCCGGGCATCATCATCTCCCGCGACCTGGAAATCCCGGATGAACTGGTGGAAGCGGCAAACCGCACTGCCGTTCCGGTCATGAGATCCTCGATGAAAACAACCCGTTTTTCCTCCAGGCTGACCAACTATCTGGAAAGTAAGCTCGCTCCTACAACAGCGGTCCACGGCGTGCTTGTGGATATTTATGGAGTGGGGGTGCTCATCACAGGTAAGAGCGGCGTCGGTAAAAGTGAAACCGCACTGGAACTTGTGAAGCGCGGCCATCGCCTTGTGGCGGATGACTGTGTTGAAATCCGCCAGGAAGATACGGATACTCTGGTCGGCACCTCACCGGAACTCATCGAGCATCTGCTTGAAATCCGCGGTGTCGGCATCATCAACGTGATGACCCTGTTCGGTGCCGGGGCTGTGCGAAACTATAAGCGCATCACTCTTTGCATCAATCTCGAGATTTGGGATAAAACGAAGCAATATGACCGCCTGGGTCTTGAAGAAGAAAAAATGAGAATCATTGATACTGATATTACGAAGATGACGATCCCGGTTCGCCCCGGACGGAACTTGGCGGTCATCATCGAAGTGGCAGCGATGAACTTCCGTCTGAAGCGAATGGGTGTCAACGCAGCCGAGCAGTTTACGAATCGCCTCTCTGATGTCATTGAAGACGGCGTAAACGAAGATATTTAA